A single window of Gossypium hirsutum isolate 1008001.06 chromosome A10, Gossypium_hirsutum_v2.1, whole genome shotgun sequence DNA harbors:
- the LOC107887402 gene encoding 26S proteasome regulatory subunit 8 homolog B: MQSRFDILKIHSRRMNLMRGIDLKKIAEKMNGASGAELKAVCTESGMFALRERRVHVTQEDFEMAVAKVMKKESEKNMSLRKLWK; this comes from the exons ATGCAGTCTCGTTTCGACATCTTAAAAATACATTCTAGAAGAATGAATTTGATGAGAGGGATTGATCTAAAGAAGATTGCTGAGAAGATGAACGGTGCTTCTGGTGCAGAGCTTAAG GCTGTGTGCACGGAATCAGGAATGTTTGCTTTGAGGGAAAGGAGAGTCCACGTAACACAAGAAGATTTCGAGATGGCGGTGGCGAAAGTAATGAAGAAGGAGAGCGAGAAAAACATGTCCTTACGGAAGCTATGGAAgtga
- the LOC121207963 gene encoding uncharacterized protein: MAQSKYIELKFSDGEILRIDSSELNTPSVVITSMMAQSKESELKLESLPIVCKYPDVLREELPGLPPIREVEFGIKLVPGTTPISIAPYRMKPYEALYGRKCRTPLGRNDIASKPLPQKCVGPRGSKLDRVGALTKRRRFLATETGSKRRRIWPFKRAETKTVIQTLAPQSFLLNRNLIPPSVRISRGPSRHLTTLNGDRRREICTLPDPAWVLTLRASDFSPYTPSRLQLKQRRRGFRRFVLIGSFSMLYCNFRETWFACFYPALLQLQRDKDCDFDLLHYNLRETRFCNFRPVALLLRGLRLIFFDLLHWRRDLQSPAYSTTTLGR, translated from the exons atggctcaaag caagtatatcgaATTGAAATTctcagatggtgagattctcCGGATTGATTCAAGTGAGTTGAATACTCCGTCGGTTGTGATTACCTCAatgatggctcaaag TAAAGAATCTGAGTTGAAGTTGGAATCGCTACCGATAGTATGCAAGTATCCGGATGTGCTTCGGGAAGAGCTACCTGGATtacctcctattagagaagtagagtttggtattaagcTGGTGCCTGGgacaactcctatttctattgctccatataggatgaaACCCtacgaggccttgtatggcaggaagtgtCGAACTCCACT GGGAAGGAATGATATTGCAAGTAAACCCTTACCGCAAAAATGCGTGGGTCCTCGGGGCAGTAAACTGGACCGGGTCGGGGCTCTtaccaaacgacgtcgttttttagCCACTGAAACAGGCTCGAAACGGCGTCGTATTTGGCCCTTTAAAAGAGCTGAAACTAAAACAGTCATTCAAACCCTAGCCCCCCAATCCTTTCTCCTCAACCGAAACCTAATCCCCCCTTCTGTTCGAATCTCAAGAGGTCCTAGCCGCCACTTGACCACCCTGAACGGTGATCGACGGAGGGAGATTTGTACTCTCCCTGACCCTGCTTGGGTCCTTACTTTAAGGGCTTCCGATTTCAGCCCTTACACCCCGTCCCGACTTCAATTAAAGCAAAGGAGACGAGGATTCCGACGGTTCGTGCTTATAG GTAGCTTCAgtatgctctactgcaacttcagggaaacatGGTTCGCGTGTTTTTATCCTgccctactgcaacttcagagagataaggattgtgacttcgatctgctccactacaacctcaGGGAGACAAGATTTTGTAATTTTCGACCTGTtgccctactacttagggggttaaggctcattttcttcgatctgctccactggaGACGAGATCTGCAATCTCCAGCCTACTcaactacaactttagggagatag